TGTTGCGGTGGTAACCGGAGGCGCTTCGGGTCTGGGAGAGGCCTGTGTGAGGAATTTCATGGCATGGGGAGGCAAGGTGTCCATCCTCGATTTTGCAGAGGAACGGGGGCGACGGATTGCCTCTGAACTGGGGGAAGGCGCCCTCTTCTGCCTGACGGACATCACAAAGGAGGCGGATGTTCAGGCCGCAATCCACAAGACTGCTGAGACATTCGGCGCCATCCATATCGCGGTTAATTGCGCAGGCGTCGGGACCCCGGCCAAGGTCCTGGGCAGGGACGGCCCGATGGACATGGGACATTTCAACAAGGTTATTCAGATCAACCTGGTGGGGACCATGAATGTTGTCCGATTGGCGGCGGAACAGATGGTGAAGAACCAGGGGAACGAGGATGGTGAAAAGGGGGTCATGATCAACACGGCCTCGGTAGCCGCCTTT
This Deltaproteobacteria bacterium DNA region includes the following protein-coding sequences:
- a CDS encoding 3-hydroxyacyl-CoA dehydrogenase — encoded protein: MDIKNSVAVVTGGASGLGEACVRNFMAWGGKVSILDFAEERGRRIASELGEGALFCLTDITKEADVQAAIHKTAETFGAIHIAVNCAGVGTPAKVLGRDGPMDMGHFNKVIQINLVGTMNVVRLAAEQMVKNQGNEDGEKGVMINTASVAAFDGQIGQAAYSASKAGIVGMTLPIAREFAEYGIRLMTIAPGIFGTPMLRGLPENVQEALGNMVPFPKRLGEPLEFAALVQHIVENPMLNGEVIRLDGALRMAAK